A genomic segment from Melanotaenia boesemani isolate fMelBoe1 chromosome 9, fMelBoe1.pri, whole genome shotgun sequence encodes:
- the LOC121646500 gene encoding extracellular calcium-sensing receptor-like: MDGDYIIGGVFSIHYIEKIMVHDYITMPEPPSCTGGINSRELLFSRAMIFAIEEINNSTELLPGIRLGYQIHDSCASVTMAVRVAFRLSNGQDPVFHTGDKCSQSGMVMGVVADTGSSSSISISRIISSFNIPQVSHFATCACLSDKQQYPNFFRTIPSDRFQADALAKLVKQFGWTWIGAVRSDTDYGNNGMASFLKAAYREGICVEYSEAFYRNDPQSKIQKVADAIRRSTAKVVVAFAAAADMKVLLEELARDPPPPHQWIGSESWIADPQFLRFSFCVGAIGVGIPGFVIPGLRDFLMDLSPSEVAASPILTEFWEGVFNCTLEKSENSVGAAAVKKDCDGTEDIKMLHKPYTDTSQLRITNMVYKAVYAIAHAIHNAVCERTNFTTQCNKHTRLESRQVLTELKKVNFSRNGYVVSFDANGDPPALYELINWQKNKSGVIELVTVGFYDASMPIGQEFRIIRNLTWMDGGMQVPVSVCTDGCLPGTHKVLQKGKPICCYDCKPCPEGEISNVTDSPDCFPCPREFWPNAEKNTCFPKPVEFLSFDEVLSIILAVFSVGGACLAIITAAVFFHHRTTPIVRANNSELSFLLLFSLTLCFLCSLTFIGAPSDWSCMLRHTAFGITFVLCISCVLGKTIVVLIAFKATLPGNNMIKWFGPLQQRMTVVSFTFIQVLICTIWLVVSPPFPVKNLTTYREKIILECALGSAVGFWAVLGYIGLLAFFCFVLAVLARKLPDNFNEAKLITFSMLIFCAVWITFIPAYVSSPGKFTVAVEIFAILASSFGLILCLFAPKCFIILFQPEKNTKKHLMKKNQL; encoded by the exons ATGGATGGGGACTACATTATTGGAGGTGTTTTCTCAATTCACTACATAGAGAAAATCATGGTTCATGACTACATCACCATGCCTGAGCCACCAAGCTGCACAGGCGG CATTAACAGTCGTGAACTGCTCTTCTCTCGTGCAATGATTTTTGCCATTGAGGAGATTAACAACAGCACAGAGCTACTGCCAGGCATCAGGCTTGGTTATCAGATCCACGACTCGTGCGCCTCAGTGACCATGGCTGTGCGCGTGGCATTTCGGCTCTCCAACGGACAGGACCCTGTGTTTCACACAGGTGATAAGTGTTCTCAATCTGGAATGGTGATGGGTGTTGTAGCTGATACTGGATCTTCATCATCCATCAGCATTTCACGCATCATCAGCTCCTTTAACATCCCCCAA gTGAGCCACTTTGCCACTTGTGCCTGCCTGTCAGATAAGCAGCAGTACCCGAATTTCTTCAGAACTATTCCCAGCGACCGGTTCCAAGCTGACGCGCTGGCCAAGTTGGTGAAACAGTTTGGCTGGACTTGGATAGGTGCTGTCCGCTCGGACACTGACTATGGCAATAATGGCATGGCGTCTTTTCTTAAAGCAGCATACAGAGAGGGGATCTGTGTGGAATACTCTGAAGCCTTCTACAGGAACGACCCACAAAGCAAGATCCAGAAAGTAGCTGATGCCATCCGCAG GTCAACAGCTAAGGTTGTCGTGGCCTTTGCAGCCGCAGCAgacatgaaggtcctgctggagGAACTGGCCCGGgacccccctccacctcatcagTGGATAGGCAGTGAGTCGTGGATAGCAGACCCACAATTCCTGAGGTTCAGTTTCTGTGTAGGAGCCATTGGAGTTGGTATTCCAGGATTTGTTATCCCAGGTCTGAGAGACTTCCTGATGGATCTCTCtccttctgaagtggctgcctCCCCAATACTTACTGAGTTCTGGGAGGGTGTATTCAACTGCACTCTGGAAAAAAGTGAGAA CTCTGTAGGTGCTGCTGCAGTCAAAAAGGATTGCGATGGAACTGAAGACATAAAGATGCTCCACAAACCATACACTGATACATCCCAGTTGAGAATCACTAACATGGTTTACAAGGCTGTTTATGCAATAGCACATGCTATTCACAATGCAGTGTGTGAGAGAACAAATTTCACAACCCAGTGCAACAAACACACCAGGTTGGAGTCCAGACAg GTTTTAACTGAGCTGAAGAAAGTCAACTTTTCCCGGAATGGTTATGTAGTGTCATTTGATGCTAATGGGGATCCACCGGCTCTGTATGAGCTGATCAACTGGCAGAAGAATAAGAGTGGAGTTATTGAGTTAGTGACAGTCGGGTTCTATGATGCTTCGATGCCAATAGGTCAAGAGTTTCGTATCATCAGAAACCTAACCTGGATGGATGGTGGCATGCAA GTGCCGGTATCAGTCTGCACTGACGGGTGTCTCCCAGGAACTCATAAAgtgctgcagaaaggaaaacccATCTGCTGCTATGACTGTAAACCCTGTCCTGAGGGAGAGATTAGTAATGTTACAg ACTCTCCTGATTGTTTCCCTTGTCCCAGGGAATTCTGGCCgaatgcagagaaaaacaccTGTTTCCCCAAACCTGTGGAGTTTCTTTCATTTGATGAAGTCCTGTCAATCATCCTGGCTGTATTCTCTGTTGGTGGCGCCTGTCTGGCCATCAtaacagcagctgttttctttcatcACAGGACAACTCCCATTGTTAGAGCCAACAACTCTGAGCTGAGCTTCCTGTTGCTCTTCTCTCTGACTCTGTGTTTCTTATGTTCGCTGACTTTCATCGGGGCGCCCTCTGACTGGTCTTGTATGCTGCGGCACACAGCGTTTGGCATCACCTTTGTTCTCTGCATTTCTTGTGTTCTTGGGAAAACTATAGTAGTTTTAATTGCTTTTAAAGCTACGCTTCCAGGTAATAACATGATCAAATGGTTTGGTCCTCTACAGCAAAGGATGACTGTAGTTTCTTTCACCTTTATTCAAGTTTTAATATGTACTATTTGGTTGGTTGTGAGCCCTCCTTTCCCAGTGAAAAATCTCACTACATACAGGGAGAAGATCATTCTGGAATGTGCGTTAGGTTCTGCTGTCGGGTTCTGGGCCGTGCTTGGGTACATCGGTCTGCTGGCTTTCTTCTGCTTTGTGTTAGCTGTCTTGGCTCGGAAACTCCCTGATAACTTTAATGAAGCCAAGCTGATCACCTTCAGTATGTTGATATTCTGTGCTGTTTGGATCACCTTCATCCCAGCATATGTCAGCTCTCCTGGGAAATTTACTGTGGCTGTGGAGATATTTGCTATTCTGGCCTCCAGTTTTGGATTAATTCTGTGCCTTTTTGCTCCAAAGTGTTTCATCATATTATTCCAGCCAGAGAAAAACACCAAGAAGCATTTGATGAAGAAAAATCAATTGTAG
- the LOC121646148 gene encoding extracellular calcium-sensing receptor-like: MVYALLFFCLFVLFCFYVCLILISSFFLSDSSPLFTSCKLRRQFHLNEMHWPGDVILGGLFEVHYTSFFPELTFTSKPHKLSCQGFDPPGFRHAMTMAFAIDEINKNPNLLPNVTLGYSLYDNCATLVIGFSAALSLATGREEQFLLQDNCFGSPPVLGIVGDPFSTFSIATSDVIGLFRLPLVSYFATCSCLSDRQRFPSFFRTIPSDSFQVHAMIQILKRFGWTWAGLLVSDDDYGLHVAQSFQTELVQSGGGCLAYSEILPWGENQAEFRRIVEVMKKSTARVVIVFAHQIHMIQLMEEVRQFWEHTFKCRFAPPPAGWVEAGGALCTGEEDLETVETEFLDVSNLRPEYNIYKAVYALAYALNDMLQCEPGRGPFDRYSWASLQRLEPWQLMYYLEKVNFTTSFGDQVSFDKNGDALPIYDFMNWLWLPDGGTKVQNVGVVKKTTFSGEELTLDENKIFWNFDSNHLPRSVCSESCPPGTRMARKKGQPKCCFDCVPCSEGKFSNTTDSVECISCPEDFWSSTQHDHCIPKITEFLSYHEPLGICLTTASLLGTFICTVILGIFTCHRSTPVVRANNSELSFLLLVSLKLCFLCSLLFIGRPRLWTCQLRHAAFGISFVLCVSCILVKTMVVLAVFKSSKSGGGANLKWFGAMQQRGTVFVLTCVQAAICTVWIATASPVPHKNTQYHNDKIIYECVVGSTIGFALLLGYIGLLAVISFLLAFLARNLPDSFNEAKLITFSMLIFCAVWVAFVPAYINSPGKYADAVEIFAILFSSFGLLVALFVS, encoded by the exons ATGGTTTAtgctctgcttttcttttgtttgtttgttttgttttg CTTCTATGTCTGCTTGATCTTGATATCATCCTTTTTCTTgtcagactcttctcctctttttACATCTTGCAAATTGAGAAGACAGTTTCACCTCAATGAAATGCACTGGCCTGGTGATGTGATTCTAGGAGGACTGTTTGAAGTCCATTACACCTCTTTCTTCCCTGAGCTCACATTTACCTCAAAACCACATAAGCTCAGCTGTCAGGG CTTTGACCCTCCAGGATTTAGGCATGCTATGACTATGGCTTTTGCTATTGATGAGATCAACAAAAACCCCAACCTGCTTCCTAATGTGACTCTGGGATACAGCCTTTATGACAACTGTGCTACACTTGTAATTGGATTCAGTGCTGCGTTATCTCTGGCCACTGGTCGAGAGGAACAATTTTTGCTACAAGACAACTGTTTTGGTAGCCCCCCAGTGCTGGGGATTGTGGGTGATCCCTTCTCAACATTTTCTATTGCCACCTCTGATGTTATAGGTTTATTCAGATTGCCTCTT GTGAGTTACTTTGCTACATGTTCCTGCCTAAGTGATCGCCAAAGGTTTCCATCTTTCTTTAGAACTATTCCAAGTGATTCTTTCCAG GTGCATGCCATGATTCAGATTTTAAAACGCTTTGGCTGGACGTGGGCTGGTCTGCTGGTCAGTGATGATGACTATGGACTCCATGTTGCCCAGTCATTTCAAACAGAGTTGGTTCAGTCTGGTGGGGGATGTCTGGCTTACTCAGAGATTTTACCCTGGGGTGAAAACCAAGCTGAATTCAGAAGGATTGTGGAAGTGATGAAGAAGTCCACAGCTCGTGTGGTAATCGTCTTTGCACATCAGATACACATGATTCAGTTAATGGAAGag gTAAGGCAGTTTTGGGAACATACTTTTAAGTGCAGATTTGCTCCACCTCCAGCTGGTTGGGTGGAAGCTGGTGGAGCTCTGTGCACTGGAGAAGAAGATCTTGAGACTGTGGAAACTGAGTTTTTGGATGTCTCAAACCTCAGGCCTGAGTACAATATTTACAAGGCTGTGTATGCACTGGCATATGCCCTTAATGACATGCTGCAGTGTGAGCCAGGGAGAGGGCCTTTTGATAGGTACAGCTGGGCTTCTTTACAACGACTGGAGCCCTGGCAG CTCATGTATTACTTGGAAAAGGTCAACTTTACAACATCATTTGGAGATCAAGTGTCATTTGACAAGAATGGCGATGCTTTACCTATATATGACTTCATGAACTGGCTGTGGCTCCCTGATGGAGGAACTAAAGTTCAGAATGTGGGGGTTGTTAAAAAGACAACATTCAGCGGAGAAGAACTCACACttgatgaaaacaaaattttctgGAACTTTGACTCCAATCAC CTGCCTCGATCAGTGTGCAGTGAGAGCTGTCCTCCAGGTACCCGCATGgccagaaaaaaaggacagccTAAGTGCTGTTTTGACTGTGTCCCATGTTCTGAAGGAAAGTTCAGTAACACAACAG atTCTGTGGAGTGCATCAGTTGTCCAGAGGATTTCTGGTCCAGCACTCAGCATGACCACTGCATTCCTAAAATAACAGAGTTCCTGTCCTATCATGAACCTCTGGGTATCTGCTTGACAACTGCTTCATTGCTGGGAACATTTATTTGTACTGTTATTTTAGGGATCTTCACCTGCCACCGCAGCACACCTGTGGTACGAGCCAATAACTCAGAACTGAGCTTCCTGCTTTTAGTGTCACTCAAACTGTGTTTCCTGTGTTCACTGCTTTTCATTGGACGACCCAGACTGTGGACGTGCCAACTGAGACATGCAGCATTTGGGATCAGCTTTGTGCTTTGTGTGTCATGCATCCTGGTTAAAACCATGGTGGTGTTGGCTGTATTCAAATCCTCCAAGTCGGGAGGTGGAGCCAATCTCAAGTGGTTTGGTGCGATGCAGCAGAGAGGAACAGTTTTTGTTCTTACTTGTGTTCAAGCAGCAATCTGCACTGTATGGATTGCCACAGCCTCGCCAGTCccccataaaaacacacaataccACAATGACAAGATAATTTATGAGTGTGTTGTTGGGTCTACAATAGGTTTTGCATTGTTACTGGGCTATATTGGCTTACTTGCTGTCATCAGTTTCCTGCTTGCATTTCTGGCAAGGAATCTGCCAGACAGTTTTAATGAGGCTAAACTCATCACATTCAGCATGCTGATATTCTGTGCTGTGTGGGTGGCCTTTGTTCCTGCTTATATTAACTCTCCAGGCAAATATGCAGATGCAGTGGAGATATTTGCCATACTGTTCTCCAGTTTTGGTCTCTTGGTAGCGCTGTTTGTTTCTTAG